The DNA segment AGAGGTTTATATTTGGGGAGTTGAAGATAACAATGGTTCAACAACAGATACAATTTATGGAAATTGCACAAAAACTTGGAAAAATACAAAAAATGTTTCAATTAATTATGATATGTGTGCGCCAATTAAAATAACAATTGAAAATTCAAATCTTTCAACTATACCAAATTTCAAATATATAAGAGGTGGGATAGATGCATTTATTGCAAAAGATGACGCTGGAGTATATTATAGAATTAGACAAGAAAAAAGTAAAAAAATAGAAGTTGATGATATAAGAAGCTTAATACCTCAAAAATGGGGATATAACTCAGTTGATGATCGAGAGATAATTTCAGCAGATATTTCAAGAACAGTAAATGATTTAACTAACTTAGTGAAAATAAGTAATGGTATAGTCTGGATAAATAGTAAAAATGAACTTAAAGGTGATATTTTTATTGCTGTAAATCAAAATGATGAATATTTTCTTGATTCTATAAAAAAAATAAAATGGAAGCAAATTAAAGTTATAGATGAAAATAATGGAATGTGTGGAATAGATATAAATAATCAAATGTACTGTTGGGGTAATCAATCATATTATAGAGTTGCTGGCTCAAATCAAAGATATAAAGTTGCAAGTACCTATTTTATACCTGTATTTAATACAAACTTATATGATTTATCAAAAGATTTTATGGTGGCAGAAGCAAGAGATGATTACATAACACCTATTAGCTCAAAAGAGTGGCAAACGACTATAGTTACGCAAGAAGGAATAACTCATTCTGATGCTTTTTTTATAAAATATCCAACATATATAGGTGGTTTTAATTATGAATTTGAATTTAAATAAGAGAGGAAAAATGAAAAAATTAGGATTAATTATTTTAATAGCTATATCAACTATTATAAATGCTCAAGAGACAAATGCTCCTACAACAAAAATAGAAGAAAAGCCTACTCAAAATGTTGATAAACTTGATATGTTAGATCAACAATCTAAAGAGTTTTTTAAATCAATAACTGGTTTAGAAAAAAGTTACCTAGAAGAACAAATACAAGAATTAAAAAACAAAAAAGAGGAAGCTGACAAAGGAATTATTCAAACAAACGTTCCTCAAAATTCTTCAAATACTCAAGGACAGGTTATAATGACTGAGGAAGAGTATGAAAAAAATGTATTTAATCACCAAAATGAAATAGCAAGAATTACAACTGATTTTGCAAGAACAAAAAAAATAAAAGATTTAAAAATCAAAAGTATGTATACGTTTAATGGTGTAGATTATGCTGTTTTACTATTAGATGATACAGAATCTGCCTCAAGAAATAAAACTAGCACCGAGCTTAGTGGAAATATCGAAGGAAGATATGTTGAAGGTGATAATATTCTAGGTCTAAAAATAATTGATATAAATACTAGAACAAAAAGTATAGAACTATATAAAAAACTTGATGAAGATACAGGTTATA comes from the Aliarcobacter cibarius genome and includes:
- a CDS encoding SH3 domain-containing protein, with protein sequence MKKLGLIILIAISTIINAQETNAPTTKIEEKPTQNVDKLDMLDQQSKEFFKSITGLEKSYLEEQIQELKNKKEEADKGIIQTNVPQNSSNTQGQVIMTEEEYEKNVFNHQNEIARITTDFARTKKIKDLKIKSMYTFNGVDYAVLLLDDTESASRNKTSTELSGNIEGRYVEGDNILGLKIIDINTRTKSIELYKKLDEDTGYTIFLSNYGINVSNLEKRDKNDPRYTQNAPKNITKKTESYSDNKPYESSKNIVENQSSTNYEQKNNSSVKKVFEDVKPIEKKSASDKICYVVNRQNLNVRIEPNENSKILRVLKINDKFVVQKSNQDWLNIDTIYKKISGDVMNVSDQSNWVQNTNGSLTQTECN